The genomic DNA AACCTAATCCAAGTTATGATTAACTCCCTATCTTCGCTAAAGCTAGGCTTTAGCGAAGATATATGCCGCCTCTGTCGCTACCGACAACCACACCTTGGTTCCGGTACTCGCCTGCCAATGATCACGCATACGCGCATGTATTACTCGCTCAGGCATACTAGGTAACTGTAATCTAAAGTGCGTTTCATCACCCATGGCATGAACCGAAATCACCCTCGCTTCAACGTACTGACTGTTTTCTAGTTGGTGCACCACGATATCTTTTGCCCGTACAATTACGTCTACAGCCTGAGCTTCGGCTATCTGCTCGGTCAAAAAACACCCCAAAGGCGTATCAACTCTGCCTTGCTTCACATAACTTTCAAAACGGTTGCTCGGCCCAAACAAAGCAGCCACAAAAGCATTTGTTGGTCGTTGGTAAATCTCTTGAGGGCTATCATTTTGCACAATTCTCCCCTGCTCCATCACCACAATTCTATCAGCAATAAACATCGCCTCTAAGGGATCGTGGGTAACCATCACCGCAGGAGTATTGCTTTTTTTCAAGACATCGAGGGTTTCTTCACGTACTTGTTGACGTAAGTGTTCATCTAAGGCAGAAAAGGGCTCGTCGAGTAACAAAGTGCTCGGTTCTGGCGCTAGCGCGCGAATTAAGGCCACCCGTTGCTGCTGGCCACCAGACAAGGTGTGAGGGAAACGTTCCAACAAACCCTGCATGCCCATGGAGGTCAAACTGTCTTCAATCCACTGCTTTCGCTGTGGAATATTTTGCTGTTTACGTAAGCCGTACTCTATATTCTTACGCACGCTCATGTGTGGAAACAAGGCATAGTCTTGAAACATCATGCCAATACTGCGCTGCTCTGGTGCCATATGGATCGCTTGCTCTGGCGCGGCAACTAGCTGTTGCTGCAAATATAACTCACCACTTTGTAGGCGCTCTAAACCCGCAATTAAACGTAACAGCGTGGTTTTACCGCAACCAGAAGGCCCCAATAAGGCTACGATTTGATTGCTTTCCACCTCAAAATTAATATCCCTTAAGGCCTGTTGCTTTCCGTAAAAGTGATTAACTTGTCGTAAAACAATACTCATTATGTTGTTACATCCTTAAGTGCGGCTCTGCGAAGAACTAATATTTCGGCTCATAATAATGACCGGAATAATCCCCGCTAACAATATGGTTAGTGCCGCTAGCGAACTCTGTTCCAATTGCTCCAATGAAGCCAATTCCCAGACTTGAGTAGACAGCGTATTAAAATTAAATGGGCGCAATATTAAAGTAATCGGCAACTCTTTCATGGTATCGACGAAGACCAGCAATATTGCCGTCAATAAACTAGGCCGAATTAACGGCAGATGGATCCGCCAAAGTGTTTTACCTGAACGGCTACCTAGTATTCTTGATGCATCGTCCATCTCTGGGGTAATTTTGCTAAGGCTGGCGTCGAGAGTACGGTAGCTTAAGGCAATAAAACGCAAGGAATAAGCCAGCACTAAGGCGCCTCCGGTACCGGTTAATAGCAAGCCGGTAGGGTAAGCAAACCAAGCCTGCATGAGTTGGTCAACCCAGTTATCAAATAAGCCTAAGGGATACAAAATACCCACGGCTAATACCGCCCCCGGTAAGGCATAACCTAAGGTAGCCGCTTCCGCAATGCTACGCATTTGACTACTTTTAGACAAACGTACGCCGTACGCCAAGAGCAGCCCTAAAGCACAGGTTAACAGCGCCGCCATCACCGCTAAAGAAAAACTATTCCAAGCACTAGCTAGGTATTGTTCTAGGCCCGCATCGAGACTGCGAAAGGCATAATGGCTTAATACCCCGACAGGCAATAAAAACCCAAGACAAATCGGCAATAGGCACAATAAACAAGCAACATAAGCTTTCACGCCAGTGAGCGGTTCGGCAAACATGGCAGGGGATTGGCCAGTTAACTTGTAAAATTTACCAGCGTGGCGACTATAACGCTCTAAGCCTAACAACAAAATGGAAAAGCTGACTAGCATCAATGCTATCTGCGCTGCCGCCGATAAGCTGCTCATGTTTAGCCATACATCAAAGATCCCTGCGGTTAAAGTGGGTACCGCAAAAAACTCCACCGTGCCATATTCGTTAATGGTCTCCATTAACGCCAAGGTGACCCCTACCACTATCGCAGGCCTCGCCAATGGCAAGGCTACTTTAAAAAAACTTTGAGTTTGGCTTTTTCCCAAACAGCGGCTCATTTCAAACAGCTGAGCGGCTTGCTCAACAAAGGCAGCTCTAGCCAGCAAATAAACATA from Agarivorans gilvus includes the following:
- a CDS encoding ABC transporter ATP-binding protein, with product MSIVLRQVNHFYGKQQALRDINFEVESNQIVALLGPSGCGKTTLLRLIAGLERLQSGELYLQQQLVAAPEQAIHMAPEQRSIGMMFQDYALFPHMSVRKNIEYGLRKQQNIPQRKQWIEDSLTSMGMQGLLERFPHTLSGGQQQRVALIRALAPEPSTLLLDEPFSALDEHLRQQVREETLDVLKKSNTPAVMVTHDPLEAMFIADRIVVMEQGRIVQNDSPQEIYQRPTNAFVAALFGPSNRFESYVKQGRVDTPLGCFLTEQIAEAQAVDVIVRAKDIVVHQLENSQYVEARVISVHAMGDETHFRLQLPSMPERVIHARMRDHWQASTGTKVWLSVATEAAYIFAKA
- a CDS encoding ABC transporter permease, with the translated sequence MSITAKQTANRFSLVPRGLDIWVWLALAIAIFAFIPVFTVFKLSWSNNAEIWQHLLSTVFWVYVKNTLALCIGVALFTTLIGTGAAWLVTRFNFPLKSLLVWALLLPLAVPSYILAFVITDQLEYAGFVQKSLRAIFGWQTARDYWFPEIRSIQGAIAVLSLVLYPYVYLLARAAFVEQAAQLFEMSRCLGKSQTQSFFKVALPLARPAIVVGVTLALMETINEYGTVEFFAVPTLTAGIFDVWLNMSSLSAAAQIALMLVSFSILLLGLERYSRHAGKFYKLTGQSPAMFAEPLTGVKAYVACLLCLLPICLGFLLPVGVLSHYAFRSLDAGLEQYLASAWNSFSLAVMAALLTCALGLLLAYGVRLSKSSQMRSIAEAATLGYALPGAVLAVGILYPLGLFDNWVDQLMQAWFAYPTGLLLTGTGGALVLAYSLRFIALSYRTLDASLSKITPEMDDASRILGSRSGKTLWRIHLPLIRPSLLTAILLVFVDTMKELPITLILRPFNFNTLSTQVWELASLEQLEQSSLAALTILLAGIIPVIIMSRNISSSQSRT